The nucleotide window AATTAAAAAATATAAAGATAAGTTTGGAGATAAGAAACTATTGAACCCTTTAGCTCGAAATGAGCTACAAGACTTAATCCAATCTTCTTATGAGCTCTCTTATAAGAATCTCTTTTCTCATCTCTTTAGTAAAGGTCCATTCTTATCAGGACATGTTAGAGTTAGAAATTATCTCTCCAAGCTAGTGGATAGTGATGTTGAATCTGTAGTCGATTTAGTAAAGTTAGGAAATTATACATTTCTACGTTTTAAACAGAGCTTTAAATCTCTTGAAAGGGGAGTTAGTGAAACCTATATCCCTATTGAGACTTTAAATAGTGCAGTTATTCAAATGAGTTGGGGTTCAACGAGAAAGGATGCTTTTGCAAGAAACGACTTTAAAGAAAAGTTCCTAAACTCTACTAAGTGGTTCTTTGATTATAAAGGGGTGTTTACTCAGCCTAGCGAGTTTTCAGACTTCAATGCTTTCACAATCATGGACTTCTTCACACTAAATAATCAAAGTGATAATTTTGTACTCTCTCTTCAAAAGTATAGCTTTGGTCATTTCTTTGATCTAGGAAAACTAGCTCTCAAGAATAATGATGAGAATCTAAAAAACTCTGTTATTGCAAGCTGTAATAGAATCTTATTATTAATGTCTTATAAGAAGCATTCAGCGTCTCTTAAAGAAAGTAATGCTAAGTTTATTAGAATGATTAGTGATTTAAAAAGTGCGATAATTAATAATAATAGAGAATTTTTCGAGAACTAATATGAATTTCTTTGATGCAACAATTTACGGAATTATTCAAGGTTTAACTGAGTTTTTACCTGTATCTAGTAGTGGTCATCTGGCCTTGTTGCCTCATCTTTTAACTATTGAAGATCCAGGAGTTGCCTTTGATCTGGCGATGCACTTAGGAACAGCTCTGGCGATTATATTATACTTCTATAGAGACATTATCATTTTGCTAAGAGATAGCTTTCAGTTATTGAATTTCAAGCGTCAACTAACTGATGGTCATCGTAGTGCTTTCTACATGATTTTGGCAACAATAGCGACTGGGGTAGTTGCAATAACTTTAAAAGACTTTGCCCAAGACTATGGTAGAAATAGCACATTTATCGCAATTAATTTATTTCTCTTTGGCGCTTTAATGTGGGCATCTGATTCACTATGCAAGCAATCTCAAGAGGTAGTATTAAAGCAAAAAGGACAGGCAAAGAAGGCAATTCTAATAGGTCTTTTACAGTCGGTGGCCTTATTCCCTGGAGTCTCAAGATCTGGGATCACTTTAACAACTGCTCGTTTTATGGGAATCTCTAGAGAGGAAGCCTCTAAATTTTCTTTTCTATTGTCACTTCCTCTAATTATTGGAGGAGCAATTTTAAAATTGCCTAAAGCATTTTCTGAGCAAGCTAGTTTCGATGTAGGGACATGTCTTTTTGGTGTGTTTGTTAGCTTTATTGTTGGACTATTAACAATTCATTTTTTCTTAAAATTTATAAAGAGAATTGGTCTTGTGCCTTTTGCCCTTTATAGGTTTGCTATTGCAATTATCATTTTACTAGTTCTTTAGTTTTGTCCACAATCGAAAACTTGTAGAACATCACCACTTGCCTGAGCAAGCTCTGGTGGAATACAGTAAACCTGAGTATTCCAATGAAGGCCTTCATTGAATATATCTACTTTACCATTAAAGTTGTTAGATTGATCATTACCATCAATGAACCTTTTCACTTGCATATCATTAGCCTCATGTCCTGGAACCTTTAAGTCAGTATGCGCTATCCCGTAACCTACGTATCCTGAGGCACACGCTCTCTTAGTACAAGCAAGCTGTTGAACAGTAACTCTACTTTTAATATAACCTGTTTCTTCATCAATGAGTGCAGGAGCTAAGTCTTTAGCTTCAGAAGATACATAACGGTTAAAGTAAACTGATAGGTTAGTGTAGTTCTTCAGTGCACATTGGTTGTTATCAGGGTTGATGTAACCTGAACAGCACATAGTAGGATCATCAGTTGCAAGCATCTGTGTTCCCACTGGCTGACAACAAGTAAATTCATCTTCAGAGAAGACTTTCTTCTTTAGTATGTCGGCGCCAGCGATTTCAACATCAGCAGCAGAGAAGTAATCTACAGCAGCTTTATTGTACTCTGGATTAGCAGCTGGATTAAAGTATCCTGCTATATCAATTGCCGATCCGTCTTGGCTTCTATTTGTAGGGTTAACCATACACTTTCTTGCTTCTTCAATTGCGACTTGTGGAATTCCTGTCAATTCAAACTTAGATAACCATTCCAGTGTTAAATTAGCTTCAGATTCAGGAATTGATCTCATAAAACAATCTGGGTGATCAGGTCCTTCTCCGTCTGCATTAGGGCAAGTAAAAGTCGTAGTACTTCCACCTGGTACCCAGTTGAGGCATTGAAATTTTGTGACATCAACAGATTGGAGTTTCGTAGGGTCCCAATTATTAGTTCCGTCATTAAAGTTTCTTACCCAGTTCTTTGAGCAACAGGTATTTTCAGCGATCGTATTGATCGTATTATATTGCTTAAGTAGAGTGCTTATTGGGTCGGCAGCAGCATTGATTTCATTAACTACAATTGCCGGATATGTCGTACTATCTTTATACATTTTATAATGTGCAGGTGCGATTGCTGTGTATCTTCTGGAGTCACTTATTCCAATGTCGACACCAGGAATTGAAGAATTATCTGGAGTAGTGTTGTCACCCTTAACTTCATTCTTAATACTAATGACATTTCCTAGCTCTCTACAGCAGCGATTATTTCTTGGATCATATTCTGGGTCAGATTTTGAAACTTCTTGTGAACAAACAAGTGGTCTTTGCCAGAACTCCATTTCAAAATTTTGAATAGAGCCTATTGAAGAAATTGATCTTGCTTTTGATGCGATATAAGGATTTGCCGCACATTCAAAATTAGAAAAACAGCTTGCACCTGGCGCTCTTAAGCATCTATTTGCTTGTAGTTTCTTTGTGGACACATATTCAAACTCAAAGTCCGCTAGAATATCTATCTGAGAATCCATAACCTGTAAAAGGTTCGTTGAAACATTCTGAGTCGCTGCTAGGTGATAGGTCTCAGCATCAGTTGTAGACACACCATTTGTTATAGACGTTTGAGTATTGTGAATATAATTACCAGACTCATCCATCACTGGACAGGAACTTAAGTAATAAAGACTTGGGCCAACTCCCGAATCTGTCACACCTATACCATTCACTTTATCAGCATTAGGTGCTCCAGGGTCTCTAGCATTAAGTGTCGTGTAGCTTGCACCTGTTGCCTCTTTACCAGGAATACAAATCGCATCAACTTTCATATCCGAAACCGAAGTGCTGAATGCTGTTAGTACATCATTTGGTATCTCATCAGTTCCATCGTAGTTATATGGTCTGCCTAGGCTTTTTGCGGAGTAACCAAAAGTATCTTCATCATCTTCAGTTAATGTTCCATTTGCAATGAGAGTCTTAATAGACTTAGCATATCTTGAGATTTTAGTGTTGAACTTAGCTGGTTTAGTTATCTCATTAAACGGCTGACAATAAGTATTAGCAGAACATGTGAAGAGCTTTTTATCATTTGTCTTATTGTAGCTATCTGTAGCAGAGAAGTCTGAGCTAATATCAGGAAGACATGCAGCACCTCTTCCTCTGTAGACACATCTTTTGCTTGGTCCACTTGTTGTTCCATTCATTGATATAAGTCTTAAGAATGTATTTTGACCAGGAATCTCTTTTGCATTTTGATCAAAAACTGGCCATGCAGATTGAAGACTAGCGACACTTGTACAAGTGTACTCCCAGCCTAAAGTCGCAGCGCAATCATTATCTGTATCACAAGCATGATATTTCTGGCATTCTGCTCCATCACTTTCATAGTCTGTCGTAACAAAGGCCCCTGAGTTAGGAGTTGTCGAAGACTCATTAACGTCTATTGAAAATGTACTATCAATTGATTGGTCAGCATAGTAGGCGTTTACGGCCAAGAATAGTCTTGTCGTCGTTGCTGTAATTCTTCTTTGATTACCGATTGAAAACCACTTAACACCATCAAAAGAGCCAATAACTGATCCGTAGTCAAAGCCAAACCAATCTCTTTGATAACCATTTGCAAAGTAGAAGTGTTGAGCAGCTTGTCTGTTCATTCTCTGAACTTGTCTATCAGCATCTACAGTATGAGAGTTAGGAATCATTGTTGCTGGAACAAAGCACGCTCTACCGTATAGTAAGTCGTGAGACCTCATTTCTGAAGTTGTTTCATCAGTTTGTGAAGGATGAGGGAAGTAGCCTCCTCCTTTAAAAATAAAGTTACTTGGGAATATCTTAGCAAGGTTGCTAAAGTAGTCAGTTCCACAATAGAAACAACTTGAAAATGTTCCAGAGTTAACAAAGATATCGTATGACTTTCCTTTTTTTACGATTACTTGTTTTGCGGCAGAAGCTCCAATTGCACTTCCGCTTATACTTCCATAGATTTCGTTAAATCCAACGTGAGATGACACATTATTAGGTTTAGAGAAATCGTTATTAGTATATGAAAATGGAAGACCCTCTTGCGTTGGAGTATCTAGACTTACATCAGTGTGTTCAAGTCCTGCATCCTGATCAAAGTATCTAACAGGAACGGTTTTTGAATCGAGAAGAACATTCTGTTGAAGAGGCGCTTCTGGCACATCTGGTTGAGGATAACTACAAACATAGTCTTTAATATACGTTTTAGCATCATCATAAACAGGAGATAGTGAACAGCTTAAGTCTGCGCATTCACACATGGTCGCAATTTCTTGTTGAGCAACTAGCTTTGTTTGAAGAACTGGAACTGAGTCTAGATCAACATAGAAAGTAATTTTAATTTTTTGA belongs to Halobacteriovorax sp. HLS and includes:
- the uppP gene encoding undecaprenyl-diphosphatase UppP, which gives rise to MNFFDATIYGIIQGLTEFLPVSSSGHLALLPHLLTIEDPGVAFDLAMHLGTALAIILYFYRDIIILLRDSFQLLNFKRQLTDGHRSAFYMILATIATGVVAITLKDFAQDYGRNSTFIAINLFLFGALMWASDSLCKQSQEVVLKQKGQAKKAILIGLLQSVALFPGVSRSGITLTTARFMGISREEASKFSFLLSLPLIIGGAILKLPKAFSEQASFDVGTCLFGVFVSFIVGLLTIHFFLKFIKRIGLVPFALYRFAIAIIILLVL